Genomic segment of Citrus sinensis cultivar Valencia sweet orange chromosome 7, DVS_A1.0, whole genome shotgun sequence:
GCCCGTCATCTCAACTTTCGTCACAACCCGTCACCCTATTATCgtcaattttttagttttttaaaaaacacaaacggTTCGTTTTCCCTCCCCAGTTCCCGCACCCCTTTCTAAATCCCAGGAGTGTTCTGTGATCGAAGCAAATTAAGACTTAAGCGTATGATATGGAGAAGCGGCTTCGTTCCTCACTCCAGTCGTCAGCCGAAGAATTCCTAATATCAgccacaaaacaaaatttcaaatcctCGAAACAAGTCCTGAAAACCCTAATTAATTCAATCACCAGTTCCTCAAATCTAGTCACCTCTCTCCCTCACTCTCTGTGCAATTCGATCTCTAACGCCATCGAAACCCTACAGAACGATTCAATTCCTGGCCACGCCAAATCGCCGCCCACAAAACGGTGCCGTAGATATTCCAGAACCGCAAAATCCTCGAGTTCTATTGACAATGCTAACGAGAATTATGCCGCTGAAAGGAAACAGAAAGTTCTCGAAGACTTGCAGATATTTTCTCACGTGGCTTATTTATGTACTGCTCATCCAAGAAAGGTCTTTTCGTCATCAGACTTGTTGCCAGCTGTACAGCTACTGCACAACAATCTGATTCTTTTTGAGTCGGATTCCGTTTTATCTTTTGAGATTGCGAGTTTATGCGAGAGCTGGTGGAAAAACGACTTGGGAGGTAAAGAAATGTTGATTTCACAGTTTTTACCCTTTTTGGTTTCGAGGTCTCTGactttgaagaagaaagttgATGTCCATAGGGTGTATAGTTTCCGTGATGCGTTtgctttgtttgattttgatgataatagTATTGAGGATTTAAAATTGTTGCTAATTCGTTGTGTGATATCACCACTTTATTTGAAAACTGAGGACGGGAGGAAATTTCTAGCCTTTTTGTTTGGATTGAGTAAGCCAATGTTGAAAGACGTTTTGGCGATGATTAAGTCCcagatttcttttgagagaaAGTCGATGTTGGAGGCGTATGGGGATGTCTTGTACAGAGCTTGGAAAGGGGTTGAAGAGGGTTTTAGAGAGGATATTGAAAGTGGCTTTTTGCAGGTTTTGATTGAGGGGGCTATACATGCAAGTTCTAGGGCATTTGCAGCTTCTATTAGAAGGGTTTTGGGTGGGTTTGTAAATCAGAGGACCACTCCTGGTGTTGAGAAGatgctttttaatttaactgaGCCAGTGATGTTTCGATCACTTCAGGTTTGTGGTTTTTGCATTAGTAATTTGGTTTTGAAGACAAAAGTATTTGTTGAATTGTTTTGCTTAAGATAGTGTGATGTTTGTCTTTCTTATTGTTTCTTTGACGTTAACATCTTTTATTCTTTGATTTACTGAGATTGTTTGACTAAGTTAGTTGTTTATGACTGCTCTGGCTGTTGTGTGTTGTTAAGTCAAAGTAAGTTCCATATAGGAATTAGGAAGGGTTTACAACTGCTGATGAAGTCACTATTACAAGCCAGCAATTTTGTTGATTAATGACACCATTGTGACTTAAAAGATTTACTATTGTGCATTCTTTTTCATCGAATACATCTGCATGGATTTAGGCAAATGATCCCATGTTATCCCTGTGGCAAAGTAATGTAAATATTTGGAAACTGAGGCCCCTTGATGTCTTATTCTTGTGGTCAAATTGAAGAATAAGGCTATTTTCTATCAAAAAACGTGTAACGCAGAGGTATTTGAATGCTTTTGTACTGTTAAGCTACTACAACTGGAGGTTCTTTGTTGTTCCTGTAATTGTTTGAAAGCTTCTTAGGTTACTTTGgattaaaaatctcaaagaATCTGGTGGCTCAgaaacatttttcatttaaatatagACCAAAATGGATGAGCTTGATTGGTTCTTCCTGCAGGCTGCGAATTCAAATGTTCGTCAAAATGCATTGCATTTACTTTTGGACTTGTTCCCTCTTGAAGATCCTGATGCCACAAAAGAGGTTAAAGATACATTATTTGATAAGCAGTTCTTTTTGTTAGAAAAGTTACTCACGGATGATTGTCCAGATGTGAGAGTTGTTGCAGTGGAAGGGTGTTGCCGAAtccttcatttattttggGAACTTATTCCTTCAGCAACAATTACAAAgataatcacaaaaatttttGATGACAATTCACATGATCTATGCAATGAGGTTAGACTTGCCACAGTGAATGGCATCATTTATTTGCTAGGCAACCCTCTCTCACATGAAGTTCTTAAAGTGCTTCTACCAAGGTTGGGGCATCTGATGCAGGATAACGTCCTTTCAGTCCGACTTGCTATGGcagatcttcttcttctgctaCGTGATATTCGAACTTTCCAGTTTAATAAGGTATATggtatcaaaattttgaaaatttgatgtgCATCACCAGTTGCTATTTTTTATGACCTTTCCTACGTGGgttatttgaaatttagaatttGTACTTTTCTGCAGGTGGTGGGATTAGATATATTACTATCTGCTCTTGCAAACGATCAATCTCAGGTTGCTCAGAAAATCACAAGACTACTAATGCCATCATACTTTCCTCTGAAAGTGAATATCAAAGAGGCATGCAGTCGTTGTGTGACACTTGTGAAAAGGTCTCCTGTGGCTGGTGCAAGGTTCTGTGAATTTGCTGTATCAGAAGGGGCACCACTTGAATCTCTTGTGGAACTTGTCACAGTATTCATCAGATTGGTCTTGTCCCATGATAAGCTGGATGAAGATCAGATTGAAGGATTACTAGCTGCTGTTTCCTACCTTTGCAAGGACATAGCTCGTGAGCAATGTTACAAGAATGCCCTTAAAGAGTTGTTTGCCAATGATAAAGTGAAGAGCTTGTTTGCTGCTGCATCTACTGGGCGTGCTCGATCTTCTGTATTTGAAATTGTTTCCACAGTTTCCCCGGACAATGTGGTTGGGCTTCTTGAACAATGCATGGGGCTAATCAGTAAATGCAAGGGTTTATCAGAAGATGAGGAGAGGCAAGCTGAAGTGAGGTCTGCCCACAAGTTATTGCTGTCTTCTTGTGCCTTTGATGATATGCTTGAAGCTCTAACCATGCTTTTGCAAAAAGCAGTGTATCGATGCCATGTTAAATTTGGCACTGAAATACCCAAGCACAATGTTTCATctgtaaaaagaaagaaacctaAGTCTGCAGTGAAAATTTCAGGTAAGTGGAAATATGCGAGTGGAAAAAAGGCATCCAGTTTTGAGGAGGATTATTTGATTGCTGTGGGAATAGCCTGGCAAGTAAAAGACTTGCTTACATCTGAGGACTCCAGGAAGGCCATGTTGGGGTCTCAACATCTAGAATTGTTGTTTCTTGCTTTAAAAGTCATTTCTGAGGTCAGCATTCTACATTGCATGTATTGCGATTACATGGATGTATATCCTGTTTTGGCTTATACAGCTCTTGCTCTTGAATTGACACTTCAAAATATTGGGATAAGTAGACCAAGTGGTTCTGGTTCCAAGAAGGATGATAGGACTGAATCTACAAGATCCAGTTCAGAGGcaagttttattcttttagCTGTTTTTCACTTGAATTCCAGTCTTTGCAATACAAGGTAGAATCaatattttagttgttttatttttcattttgctcCATCATTTTTTGAAGATTCTTTTGTGAAATTGcttttattacttttctaaaGATTTGCTCATACTGAAATTGCATGTTTGTTTGTTATATTAATTAGATATCTGTAAGAAAAAATGTTTGCCAAGTTTTAGAAGCTCTGCTTCAAGGAAAAATCACTACAAAGCAACATATCTTTTTGAAATGCACCATTTGAAATGCTAACAATTTGCATGCTACTCTGAAATATCTTTTATCTGGGGACCATTTTCAAATTATCTTGACTGTGTTTTGGACCTAGTtctaattgaattttgaaaatgccAAAGTACCTGGTCTTATGTTGACGTTATGGTCATTAGCTCGTTATGACTCGTAGAAAGCTGACGACCAATTCAACATTGGCCAAGCTACTGGTAGCTAATATTGGTCTTGTGTCAATCCTGCTTGATGCTTGATTAGGCTGggtcaatattttaacattcttAGTCATATGTTTCTCTTTGCTTTCTACTTGTTGTTACTGCCTtttttaaaatccaaaaatagaaaatagttGACGCCATCATTATAGCTGGTCTCTCAATTCCATGTTAACCAGAATCATTTTGATACTTGCAGTTTTGAGTATAGTCAAAATTAGCATTGAAAGCTGGTAGAAATTCATACTAGGTCATGGGTTTGATCCTTCTAAGAAGCTCTGCTTTGAAACGGCAACTACTCT
This window contains:
- the LOC102631196 gene encoding uncharacterized protein LOC102631196, which codes for MEKRLRSSLQSSAEEFLISATKQNFKSSKQVLKTLINSITSSSNLVTSLPHSLCNSISNAIETLQNDSIPGHAKSPPTKRCRRYSRTAKSSSSIDNANENYAAERKQKVLEDLQIFSHVAYLCTAHPRKVFSSSDLLPAVQLLHNNLILFESDSVLSFEIASLCESWWKNDLGGKEMLISQFLPFLVSRSLTLKKKVDVHRVYSFRDAFALFDFDDNSIEDLKLLLIRCVISPLYLKTEDGRKFLAFLFGLSKPMLKDVLAMIKSQISFERKSMLEAYGDVLYRAWKGVEEGFREDIESGFLQVLIEGAIHASSRAFAASIRRVLGGFVNQRTTPGVEKMLFNLTEPVMFRSLQAANSNVRQNALHLLLDLFPLEDPDATKEVKDTLFDKQFFLLEKLLTDDCPDVRVVAVEGCCRILHLFWELIPSATITKIITKIFDDNSHDLCNEVRLATVNGIIYLLGNPLSHEVLKVLLPRLGHLMQDNVLSVRLAMADLLLLLRDIRTFQFNKVVGLDILLSALANDQSQVAQKITRLLMPSYFPLKVNIKEACSRCVTLVKRSPVAGARFCEFAVSEGAPLESLVELVTVFIRLVLSHDKLDEDQIEGLLAAVSYLCKDIAREQCYKNALKELFANDKVKSLFAAASTGRARSSVFEIVSTVSPDNVVGLLEQCMGLISKCKGLSEDEERQAEVRSAHKLLLSSCAFDDMLEALTMLLQKAVYRCHVKFGTEIPKHNVSSVKRKKPKSAVKISGKWKYASGKKASSFEEDYLIAVGIAWQVKDLLTSEDSRKAMLGSQHLELLFLALKVISEVSILHCMYCDYMDVYPVLAYTALALELTLQNIGISRPSGSGSKKDDRTESTRSSSEAMIDQAMVHLLSCTDELLGGDSGNSSKLSPGSKHDKSNMRQGRGHKVRELQKEASSSNDNGSVCTGQKITSKKVNMLTVVLKFIVDSTALGFLSHIQGSCAKFTTAYVQYVISALGQQSRDSLLVNHNDLKETFIPLKSSFSYAAKLINLCLRDSSEASPPPAEAFDLVNELINLICSVELHMDSGYAARLVVVAKAWLLDLILALGSGCIFYQSRAGGVHFTASDHFKVHFPWWLLILARTELDEISKVNSDEDNGRVSKQEEFPEFKKFMELIIPLLKGNPGILDAVGVVFLTGSVVGLERKDFGLFLGLVHFVCVKLIGADNREWNGLDAMLVSLPDIYPRIEKEIEEQSQEDERQKLLDAKVLLEPVWMHHVFETERFSVMEEDMDS